A genomic window from Exiguobacterium acetylicum DSM 20416 includes:
- the murA gene encoding UDP-N-acetylglucosamine 1-carboxyvinyltransferase — protein MEKIVVRGGRKLAGTVKVEGAKNAVLKTLVATLLASEGQSVLQNVPRLADVYTINNVLRNLNAEVEFDAEANTVTVNAEPDLKDEAPLEYVRKMRASILVMGPLLARLGRARVAMPGGCAIGSRPIDLHLKGFEAMGAKTIIGNGFVEAQVDGRLQGAKIYLDFPSVGATENIMMAATLAEGTTVIENVAKEPEIVDLANFLNAMGAKVRGAGTETIRIEGVEKLHGATHYVIPDRIEAGTFMIAAAITEGDVEVIGAEREHLRPLISKMEEMGVKITDTEEGLRVVGPAKLEAVDVKTMPHPGFPTDVQAQMMALVLKAGGTSVITETVFENRFMHVEEFRRMNADIKIEGRSSIINGGVQLQGAEVLSTDLRSGAALVTAGLIAEGETRVGALHHIDRGYVDFHLKLQALGADVERVTEEVAVVEETAATKL, from the coding sequence ATGGAAAAAATCGTTGTCCGTGGCGGACGTAAATTAGCTGGAACAGTCAAAGTAGAAGGTGCAAAGAACGCGGTCTTAAAAACACTTGTCGCGACATTGCTTGCATCGGAGGGACAATCGGTTCTTCAAAACGTACCACGTCTAGCAGACGTCTATACAATCAATAACGTCTTACGCAACTTGAACGCAGAAGTCGAGTTCGATGCAGAAGCAAACACGGTGACGGTCAATGCTGAGCCGGACCTCAAAGATGAGGCACCACTTGAGTACGTTCGTAAAATGCGGGCTTCGATTCTCGTCATGGGTCCATTACTCGCACGCCTCGGTCGCGCACGTGTTGCAATGCCAGGTGGTTGTGCGATCGGTTCACGTCCAATCGACCTTCACTTGAAAGGATTCGAAGCAATGGGCGCAAAAACGATCATCGGAAACGGATTTGTTGAGGCACAAGTCGACGGTCGTCTCCAAGGTGCAAAAATCTATCTTGACTTCCCATCAGTCGGTGCGACAGAGAACATTATGATGGCTGCGACACTCGCAGAAGGAACGACAGTCATCGAGAACGTCGCAAAAGAACCAGAAATCGTTGACCTTGCTAACTTCTTGAACGCAATGGGCGCAAAAGTCCGCGGTGCAGGTACAGAAACGATCCGCATCGAAGGCGTCGAGAAATTACACGGTGCAACACACTACGTCATTCCTGACCGGATCGAAGCAGGTACGTTCATGATCGCAGCAGCGATCACTGAAGGTGATGTCGAAGTCATCGGCGCTGAGCGCGAACACCTTCGTCCACTCATCTCGAAGATGGAAGAGATGGGCGTTAAGATCACGGATACGGAAGAAGGTCTCCGTGTCGTCGGTCCAGCAAAACTTGAAGCAGTTGACGTCAAGACGATGCCACACCCTGGTTTCCCGACAGACGTTCAAGCACAAATGATGGCACTCGTCCTCAAAGCAGGCGGCACATCGGTCATCACGGAAACAGTCTTCGAGAACCGTTTCATGCACGTTGAAGAATTCCGTCGTATGAACGCTGACATCAAGATTGAAGGTCGTTCATCGATCATCAACGGTGGCGTACAGTTGCAAGGCGCAGAAGTTCTTTCAACGGACCTTCGTTCAGGGGCAGCACTCGTCACAGCAGGGTTGATCGCTGAAGGCGAAACACGCGTTGGTGCACTTCACCACATCGACCGTGGATACGTCGAC
- a CDS encoding DUF1146 family protein: protein MLVYIVAILLAWWSLLPVKWEKILQHPKGPHAVALRTILAIALGSIVARFLLDYAGFAQRLQFLIG from the coding sequence ATGCTGGTCTACATTGTGGCGATTTTACTCGCCTGGTGGTCCTTGTTACCAGTCAAATGGGAGAAAATCCTGCAACATCCTAAAGGACCGCATGCGGTAGCCTTGCGAACGATTCTAGCAATTGCACTTGGATCCATCGTAGCGCGCTTTTTACTGGATTATGCCGGCTTTGCACAACGTCTTCAGTTTTTAATCGGGTGA